One window of the Chryseotalea sp. WA131a genome contains the following:
- a CDS encoding HAD family phosphatase, which translates to MKNKKINLIIFDCDGVLVDSEEISNRILLEMTKEFGLVMSMQEAIRNFSGRSFKDILQQIESKIDGKLTSDFEKEYRIRTYSAFKTELKPIKGVKKFIEDLSIPYCVASSGPVEKIKNNLTVTGLYKRFGDNVFSSYQINSWKPEPDIFLYAAREMGFSPAECIVIEDSKAGVVAAKQGGFNVFGFANQNNSKLLADEGAIVFYDFEELPKILNARHFSFIATSNFG; encoded by the coding sequence ATGAAGAATAAGAAAATTAACTTGATAATTTTCGACTGCGATGGTGTCTTAGTTGACAGCGAAGAAATTAGTAACAGAATCCTGCTTGAAATGACAAAAGAATTCGGACTTGTTATGTCAATGCAAGAAGCAATAAGGAATTTTAGCGGTAGGAGTTTTAAAGACATTCTCCAACAAATCGAAAGTAAAATTGATGGGAAATTGACTTCGGACTTTGAAAAGGAATATCGAATTCGAACTTATTCTGCCTTTAAGACGGAATTAAAACCAATTAAAGGTGTAAAGAAATTCATTGAGGATTTATCAATTCCGTATTGCGTGGCGTCAAGTGGACCAGTAGAAAAAATTAAAAATAATTTAACCGTAACTGGACTTTATAAAAGGTTCGGTGACAATGTCTTTAGTTCTTATCAAATCAATAGTTGGAAGCCTGAACCCGATATATTTCTTTATGCGGCTAGAGAAATGGGATTTTCGCCAGCCGAATGTATTGTAATTGAAGACAGTAAAGCGGGGGTCGTTGCAGCAAAGCAAGGTGGTTTTAACGTTTTTGGTTTTGCCAACCAAAACAATTCAAAATTATTGGCGGACGAAGGAGCGATAGTCTTTTACGACTTTGAAGAGCTACCAAAAATATTAAACGCGAGACACTTTAGCTTTATTGCCACGTCAAACTTTGGCTGA
- a CDS encoding DUF4262 domain-containing protein, which produces MTNDKEHTCIDDPKIISDIEKYGLSVIVIEATDYLPSFAYSVGLWRKYKHPEIISFGLTVETLHAAINNAADLVKDGQIIESGKNYGDIFTNIKTEFINVDKRNLRDYFGYAIDLYKTIEFPALQLVWTDRKGKFPWESDFEEEFTYKQPLLDRNAGFKFREPKNLATFTTRQWIELKKPIIHVVHDDNGDWQFLTGDQFSEDVKIVALEQLILGDETLNEVFDLDYGEEATRDLIGGRWTRRNVEYESED; this is translated from the coding sequence ATGACTAACGACAAAGAACATACTTGTATTGACGACCCAAAAATAATTTCAGACATTGAAAAGTATGGACTAAGTGTTATTGTGATTGAAGCGACCGACTACTTACCATCATTCGCTTACAGTGTGGGACTTTGGAGAAAATATAAACATCCAGAGATTATTTCATTTGGACTGACTGTAGAGACTCTTCACGCAGCCATTAATAACGCGGCAGATTTGGTGAAAGACGGACAAATAATTGAATCGGGAAAAAATTATGGCGACATCTTTACAAACATAAAGACTGAGTTTATAAATGTCGACAAGAGAAACTTGAGGGACTATTTCGGTTATGCGATTGACCTGTACAAGACAATAGAATTTCCAGCCTTACAACTTGTCTGGACAGACCGCAAAGGAAAATTTCCATGGGAGTCTGATTTTGAAGAAGAATTCACTTACAAACAACCACTGCTTGACAGAAATGCGGGTTTTAAATTTAGAGAGCCAAAAAACCTTGCAACCTTCACGACAAGACAATGGATTGAACTCAAAAAACCTATTATTCATGTTGTTCACGATGACAATGGAGATTGGCAGTTTTTGACGGGTGACCAATTTTCTGAAGATGTTAAGATTGTTGCATTGGAACAATTGATTTTGGGAGACGAAACATTGAATGAAGTATTCGACCTTGACTACGGAGAGGAAGCAACACGAGACTTAATTGGTGGACGATGGACAAGAAGAAATGTTGAATATGAAAGTGAGGACTAA
- a CDS encoding DUF4375 domain-containing protein: MIIKTKINPDTIKNLDIGQLDELVYNKASDIYLGTFGEKFKDTENDNLLKAVLATSVLDAEVRNGGFDQFFLNSDDLTDSALVGLKEIRADKHLDILNEAIKIFNEQKEQFVEERNPNLTPCDDKYYELDDIDPLRQKFVFDNIEKFMD, from the coding sequence ATGATAATCAAGACAAAAATAAATCCTGACACCATTAAGAATTTGGACATAGGACAATTAGACGAGCTTGTTTATAACAAAGCGAGCGACATTTACTTAGGGACATTTGGTGAGAAATTTAAAGACACAGAAAACGACAATTTGTTAAAAGCTGTACTTGCGACATCCGTGTTGGACGCTGAAGTTAGAAATGGTGGGTTTGACCAATTTTTTTTAAATTCAGACGACTTAACCGATTCAGCCTTAGTCGGTCTTAAGGAAATTAGGGCGGACAAACACCTAGACATATTAAATGAAGCAATAAAGATTTTTAATGAACAGAAGGAACAATTCGTTGAAGAAAGAAATCCTAACTTGACGCCCTGTGACGATAAGTATTATGAACTGGACGACATTGATCCCTTAAGACAAAAATTCGTGTTTGACAATATTGAAAAGTTTATGGACTAA
- a CDS encoding type II toxin-antitoxin system RelE/ParE family toxin: MQVYVTPRAEQNFDSIVNYIRQNFGEKTAKEFIHKADETLGLLKDFPFMGQVESNDIRGFQLSRQTRILYRIRNNKIIILAFFDGRQDPKKKFG, encoded by the coding sequence ATGCAAGTTTATGTTACCCCAAGAGCCGAACAGAATTTTGATTCAATTGTAAATTACATAAGACAAAATTTTGGAGAAAAGACAGCTAAGGAGTTTATTCATAAGGCCGATGAAACTTTGGGGCTTCTTAAAGACTTTCCTTTCATGGGACAGGTTGAATCTAACGACATTAGAGGATTTCAATTATCACGGCAGACTAGAATACTTTATAGAATAAGGAACAACAAGATTATCATACTCGCGTTCTTTGACGGTAGACAGGACCCAAAGAAAAAATTCGGATAA
- a CDS encoding DUF4932 domain-containing protein yields the protein MNIAFVLLAISCISQRDKAESRQIDVELNYNIHTQLILEHFAWPGKYPTRPMIVASAEHFDKFKDHPAVLFSDSLLRNEVFYSDELMEVLLYSEPLPKTGYKYSLKNTPYENRIDLIDKWKEKVAEFYIDADVKGFLESNKEFYDGAIDEIVINLPSNDFIDQMESFYKDKKLKYTIIPAPEMQTGDQRGVGPYVRTKDGMLVYQIISASQPIDELSRLSDYQQFGFNDRNYILTNARHEFGHAFVNPLLEKVVITELINKYEGLFTPKLRNVMENQNYGTWWDCVAEHFVRLGEIRIAERSGDISLSANLRLEYKDNKKFIFLPELEQRIKEYESNTKYQTFDNYLPDLIKTFDSFSAQEVDKRLEKN from the coding sequence TTGAACATAGCATTTGTATTACTTGCAATAAGTTGCATTTCACAACGGGACAAAGCTGAATCTCGCCAAATTGACGTTGAATTGAATTACAACATCCACACTCAATTAATTCTTGAGCATTTTGCTTGGCCGGGCAAGTATCCAACCCGACCAATGATTGTTGCAAGTGCAGAGCACTTTGACAAATTTAAAGACCATCCTGCAGTATTGTTTTCAGACAGTTTATTACGAAACGAAGTTTTCTATAGTGACGAATTGATGGAAGTTCTTCTCTATTCAGAGCCTTTACCAAAGACGGGGTACAAATACTCATTAAAAAATACTCCTTATGAAAATCGAATTGATTTAATTGACAAATGGAAAGAGAAAGTTGCTGAATTTTACATAGACGCAGATGTCAAGGGTTTTCTAGAATCCAACAAAGAATTTTATGACGGAGCTATAGATGAAATTGTTATTAATCTTCCGAGTAATGATTTCATTGACCAAATGGAATCATTTTACAAAGACAAGAAATTGAAATACACAATAATACCAGCACCTGAAATGCAAACGGGCGACCAGAGAGGAGTCGGTCCTTACGTAAGAACAAAGGACGGAATGCTTGTTTATCAAATTATCAGTGCTAGTCAACCGATTGATGAATTAAGTCGACTGTCAGATTATCAACAATTTGGTTTCAATGACAGAAATTATATTCTGACTAACGCGCGCCATGAATTTGGTCATGCTTTTGTGAATCCTCTATTAGAAAAAGTTGTCATAACTGAATTGATAAATAAATACGAAGGACTATTTACACCTAAACTCCGCAATGTAATGGAGAACCAAAATTATGGGACATGGTGGGACTGTGTAGCTGAACATTTTGTTAGACTAGGTGAAATTCGAATAGCAGAGAGAAGTGGGGACATTTCATTATCTGCTAACCTTAGACTAGAGTACAAAGACAATAAAAAATTTATTTTTCTACCGGAACTAGAGCAAAGAATAAAAGAGTATGAATCAAACACAAAGTATCAGACATTTGACAATTACTTACCAGACCTAATTAAGACATTTGACTCGTTTAGTGCTCAAGAAGTAGATAAAAGATTAGAGAAAAACTAA